From a single Oncorhynchus tshawytscha isolate Ot180627B linkage group LG29, Otsh_v2.0, whole genome shotgun sequence genomic region:
- the LOC112227924 gene encoding cytochrome P450 2F3, with amino-acid sequence MEICSTVMLGGLVLVLLCLFMLRRKRHIRLPPGPRGLPLIGNLLQMDKHAPYKSFVKWSGAYGPVMTVYLGPQRAVVLVGYEAVKEALVDQAEDFTGRAPIPFLVRATKGYGLVISNGERWRQLRRFTLTTLRDFGMGRKRMEEWIQEESQYLIDSLDGTKAMPFDPQPFLSRTVSNVICSLVFGQRFGYEDDKFLRLLNILTNLLRFGSTAWGQLYNIFPWLMERLPGRQHVMFSQVDELRGFVMKKIHEHQETMDPGIPRDFIDCFLTRLNQEKDVSSSEFHYGNLVSTVLNLFLAGTETTSTTIIYALVLLIKYPDIQEHVQQEIDTVIGRHRVPRVEDRKSLPFTDAVIHEVHRFLDLVPLNLPHYATKNISFRGYTIPQGTVILPMLHSVLRDKDHWATPTTFNPNHFLDMSGNFQKNPAFLAFSAGKRACVGESLARMEIFLFLVSLLQRFSFSTPGGPDSIDLSPEASSFGNMPRRYQLISTPR; translated from the coding sequence ATGGAGATATGTAGTACAGTGATGTTGGGAGGCCTGGTGTTGGTTCTTCTGTGTTTGTTCATGCTGAGGAGGAAGAGACACATCCGTCTACCTCCCGGACCACGCGGCCTGCCGCTGATAGGCAACCTGCTTCAGATGGACAAACATGCCCCCTACAAGAGCTTCGTCAAGTGGAGTGGTGCTTATGGGCCAGTGATGACAGTGTATCTGGGGCCCCAGCGGGCCGTGGTGCTGGTGGGGTACGAGGCGGTCAAGGAGGCTCTGGTGGACCAGGCTGAGGACTTCACAGGACGAGCTCCCATCCCCTTCCTGGTCCGAGCTACCAAGGGATATGGCCTGGTCATCAGTAATGGGGAGCGTTGGCGCCAGCTGCGTCGTTTCACCCTGACCACGCTAAGAGACTTTGGGATGGGCCGTAAGAGGATGGAGGAGTGGATACAGGAGGAGAGCCAATACCTCATAGACAGTCTGGACGGCACTAAAGCCATGCCCTTTGACCCCCAGCCCTTCTTGAGTCGAACCGTGTCCAACGTCATCTGCTCCCTGGTGTTTGGCCAGCGCTTCGGCTACGAGGACGACAAATTCTTGCGCTTGCTCAACATCCTCACGAACTTACTGCGCTTTGGAAGCACCGCCTGGGGACAGCTCTACAACATCTTCCCCTGGCTGATGGAACGCCTGCCTGGTCGGCAGCATGTCATGTTCAGCCAGGTGGACGAGCTGAGAGGCTTTGTGATGAAGAAGATCCACGAGCACCAGGAGACCATGGACCCAGGCATCCCTAGAGACTTCATAGACTGTTTCCTCACCAGACTCAACCAGGAGAAGGATGTGTCCTCCTCTGAGTTCCATTATGGGAACCTGGTGTCCACAGTGTTAAACCTCTTCCTGGCAGGAACAGAGACCACCAGCACCACTATCATATACGCCCTCGTGCTTCTCATCAAATACCCTGACATACAAGAGCACGTGCAGCAGGAGATCGACACAGTGATTGGTCGACACCGCGTCCCTCGAGTGGAGGACAGGAAGTCTCTCCCCTTCACCGACGCAGTCATCCACGAGGTGCATCGATTCCTGGACCTCGTCCCGCTCAACCTCCCACACTACGCTACCAAGAATATCTCATTCAGAGGGTACACTATCCCTCAGGGCACCGTGATCCTTCCCATGCTGCACTCTGTTCTGCGAGACAAGGACCACTGGGCCACGCCAACAACCTTCAACCCCAATCACTTCCTAGATATGAGCGGAAACTTCCAGAAGAACCCTGCTTTCTTAGCGTTCTCTGCAGGTAAGCGTGCCTGTGTGGGGGAATCTCTGGCTCGTATGGAGATCTTTCTTTTCCTGGTGTCTCTGCTGCAGCGTTTCTCCTTCTCCACCCCTGGAGGACCTGACAGCATTGACCTCAGCCCAGAGGCTAGCAGCTTCGGTAACATGCCGCGCCGTTACCAGCTCATATCTACCCCCCGCTGA